From Cellulomonas oligotrophica, a single genomic window includes:
- a CDS encoding glycoside hydrolase family 9 protein has protein sequence MARRRGPHVGAAAGAVVGAAAMVLAGLVPAAAVDDGFDDGPGGWVAYGTAGEADTSSGAFCVDVPAGSAQYAVGVVLNGVAVEEGATYTLAYTATASTDVTIRALVGQNGAPYGTVLDTSPALASEPAPVEETFTAGATYPAAPTDEEPEGQIAFQLGGFTPDAWTFCLDDVSLTSDNELLPQTSFADGLGPWGLYGTADPTFADGEMCVAVPGGNANPWDAGLSFTGLPVEEGQSYVLSMTGRTEPSTPVRVLVGEGGGAYRTVLDQGAATLGTSTTTLEYPFTAALSFPSDGTAPGQVAVHLGKQAPYTFCVQEISLTTSATPPPPYEPDTGPRVRVNQVGYLPQGPKRATLVTDATEPVAWQLLASDGSEVATGTSQPVGADASSGQDVHVLDLSDVRTTGTGFTLVADGETSHPFAIDADLYAQLRYDALNYFYLARSGTDIEASIVGEEYAREAGHVGVAPNRGDTDVPCIGPRDYYDGWTCDYTLDVTGGWYDAGDHGKYVVNGGIAVAQLLSTYERTLTAPTARAGALDDGTLDLPEHGDGVPDVLDEARWELEWMLKMVVPSGEYAGMVHHKVHDEGWTGLPLMPADDPQARSLHRPSTAATLNLSAVAAQGARLFEAYDAEFAATLLATARSTYEAALEHPEVYAPAAAGADGGGPYDDANVADELYWAAAELYVTTGEQRFADDLTANPTHTGVVFDGGGFSWGSTGALGRLSLATVPNGLADRGAVRASVVEAADAYLAAQGDQPWGSVYSPTTGAYDWGSNSSVANILVVIATAYDLTGDEQYLRGVLEGLDYLFGRNALNRSYVTGWGTVASENQHSRWFAAQLDPSLPHPPPGSLAGGPNSLTGTWDPTMQAAFTEGCAPATCYLDEISSWASNEITVNWNSALSWVASFVADQGDGSVLAVAPAVTTQPTDAVAPRGETATFTAAASGVPAPSVQWQVRGHRGWKDVPGATSTTLEVVAARAVDGARYRAVFTNASGSATTGTARLRVERAAPQVLEHPEPVTARVGTWATFTASAQGYPEPAVRWQVRRGSGRWVDVPGACSTTLRVRVSALAAGTSYRAVFRNAEGTATTDAAALTLLPRRS, from the coding sequence ATGGCGCGACGCAGGGGACCGCACGTCGGGGCGGCCGCAGGAGCCGTGGTCGGCGCCGCGGCGATGGTGCTGGCAGGCCTCGTGCCCGCCGCCGCCGTGGACGACGGGTTCGACGACGGCCCCGGCGGATGGGTGGCGTACGGCACCGCGGGCGAGGCCGACACCAGCAGCGGCGCGTTCTGCGTCGACGTCCCCGCCGGCTCGGCCCAGTACGCGGTCGGCGTCGTGCTCAACGGCGTGGCCGTCGAGGAGGGCGCGACGTACACGCTGGCGTACACCGCCACGGCGTCGACCGACGTCACGATCCGCGCGCTCGTCGGCCAGAACGGTGCCCCGTACGGCACGGTCCTCGACACGAGCCCTGCGCTGGCGTCGGAGCCGGCGCCCGTCGAGGAGACCTTCACGGCGGGCGCGACCTACCCCGCGGCCCCGACCGACGAGGAGCCGGAGGGGCAGATCGCCTTCCAGCTCGGCGGCTTCACGCCCGACGCGTGGACGTTCTGCCTCGACGACGTCTCCCTGACGAGCGACAACGAGCTGCTCCCGCAGACGTCGTTCGCCGACGGGCTCGGGCCGTGGGGTCTGTACGGCACGGCCGACCCGACCTTCGCCGACGGCGAGATGTGCGTCGCGGTGCCCGGCGGCAACGCCAACCCCTGGGACGCCGGGCTCTCGTTCACCGGCCTGCCGGTCGAGGAGGGCCAGAGCTACGTGCTGAGCATGACCGGCCGGACCGAGCCGTCCACGCCGGTCCGGGTCCTCGTCGGCGAGGGCGGCGGTGCGTACCGCACGGTCCTCGACCAGGGGGCGGCCACGCTCGGCACGTCGACCACGACGCTCGAGTACCCGTTCACCGCCGCCCTGTCGTTCCCGTCCGACGGCACCGCGCCCGGCCAGGTGGCCGTCCACCTGGGCAAGCAGGCGCCGTACACCTTCTGCGTCCAGGAGATCTCCTTGACCACGTCGGCGACCCCGCCGCCGCCCTACGAGCCCGACACCGGGCCCCGCGTGCGCGTCAACCAGGTCGGCTACCTGCCGCAGGGCCCCAAGCGCGCGACGCTCGTCACCGACGCCACGGAGCCCGTGGCGTGGCAGCTCCTCGCCTCCGACGGGTCCGAGGTCGCGACCGGCACGTCGCAGCCCGTCGGCGCCGACGCCTCGTCGGGCCAGGACGTGCACGTGCTCGACCTGTCGGACGTCCGCACCACGGGCACCGGGTTCACGCTCGTGGCCGACGGTGAGACCAGCCATCCCTTCGCGATCGACGCGGACCTGTACGCCCAGCTGCGCTACGACGCGCTGAACTACTTCTACCTCGCGCGCTCGGGCACCGACATCGAGGCGTCGATCGTGGGTGAGGAGTACGCGCGTGAGGCCGGCCACGTGGGGGTGGCCCCGAACCGGGGCGACACCGACGTCCCCTGCATCGGGCCGCGCGACTACTACGACGGCTGGACGTGCGACTACACGCTCGACGTGACCGGCGGCTGGTACGACGCGGGCGACCACGGCAAGTACGTCGTCAACGGCGGCATCGCCGTCGCCCAGCTGCTGTCGACGTACGAGCGCACGCTCACGGCGCCCACGGCCCGGGCGGGTGCGCTCGACGACGGCACGCTCGACCTGCCCGAGCACGGCGACGGCGTCCCGGACGTCCTCGACGAGGCGCGCTGGGAGCTGGAGTGGATGCTGAAGATGGTCGTGCCGTCCGGCGAGTACGCCGGCATGGTGCACCACAAGGTCCACGACGAGGGCTGGACGGGGCTGCCCCTGATGCCCGCCGACGACCCGCAGGCGCGCTCGCTGCACCGCCCGTCGACGGCCGCCACGCTCAACCTGTCCGCGGTCGCGGCCCAGGGTGCGCGGCTGTTCGAGGCCTACGACGCGGAGTTCGCCGCGACGCTGCTCGCCACGGCCCGCTCGACGTACGAGGCGGCGCTGGAGCACCCCGAGGTGTACGCCCCGGCCGCGGCCGGCGCCGACGGCGGCGGTCCCTACGACGACGCGAACGTGGCCGACGAGCTCTACTGGGCGGCTGCCGAGCTGTACGTCACGACGGGGGAGCAGCGGTTCGCCGACGACCTCACCGCGAACCCGACCCACACCGGCGTCGTCTTCGACGGCGGCGGCTTCTCGTGGGGCAGCACGGGAGCCCTGGGCCGGCTCAGCCTGGCGACGGTGCCGAACGGCCTGGCCGACCGCGGTGCCGTCCGCGCGTCGGTGGTCGAGGCCGCGGACGCGTACCTCGCCGCCCAGGGCGACCAGCCGTGGGGCTCGGTCTACTCGCCGACGACCGGGGCGTACGACTGGGGCTCGAACTCGTCGGTGGCCAACATCCTCGTGGTGATCGCCACCGCGTACGACCTGACCGGTGACGAGCAGTACCTGCGCGGCGTGCTCGAGGGCCTGGACTACCTGTTCGGGCGCAACGCGCTCAACAGGTCGTACGTCACGGGCTGGGGCACGGTCGCGTCGGAGAACCAGCACTCGCGGTGGTTCGCCGCCCAGCTGGACCCGTCGCTGCCGCACCCGCCGCCGGGCTCGCTCGCGGGCGGTCCCAACTCGCTGACCGGGACGTGGGACCCCACCATGCAGGCGGCGTTCACCGAGGGCTGCGCCCCGGCGACCTGCTACCTCGACGAGATCAGCTCGTGGGCGTCCAACGAGATCACCGTCAACTGGAACTCGGCGCTGTCGTGGGTCGCGTCGTTCGTCGCCGACCAGGGCGACGGCTCGGTGCTCGCGGTCGCGCCGGCGGTCACGACGCAGCCGACGGACGCCGTCGCACCCCGGGGGGAGACCGCCACGTTCACGGCGGCCGCATCCGGCGTGCCCGCGCCGTCCGTGCAGTGGCAGGTGCGCGGGCACCGCGGCTGGAAGGACGTGCCGGGCGCGACGTCGACGACGCTCGAGGTCGTGGCCGCGCGCGCCGTCGACGGGGCGCGGTACCGGGCGGTGTTCACCAACGCGTCGGGCTCGGCGACCACCGGGACGGCCCGGCTGCGCGTCGAGCGGGCCGCGCCGCAGGTGCTCGAGCACCCCGAGCCGGTGACCGCCCGGGTGGGCACGTGGGCCACGTTCACGGCGTCCGCGCAGGGCTACCCCGAGCCCGCGGTGCGGTGGCAGGTGCGCCGCGGGAGCGGCCGCTGGGTCGACGTGCCGGGCGCGTGCAGCACGACGCTGCGGGTGCGGGTGAGCGCGCTGGCCGCGGGCACGTCCTACCGCGCGGTGTTCCGCAACGCCGAGGGCACGGCGACCACGGACGCGGCCGCCCTGACGCTGCTGCCGCGGCGCAGCTGA
- the truB gene encoding tRNA pseudouridine(55) synthase TruB — MVDKPQGWTSHDVVARMRGIAGTRKVGHGGTLDPMATGVLVVGIGRATRLLTYVSGADKDYDATVRLGVTTTTEDAEGDVLTVRDASGVDRAQVEAAALPLTGDVLQVPSAVSALKVDGQRAYARVRAGETVELAARPVTVARLDVVDVRTAQVEAPDGSTVAVLDVDVAVTCSSGTYVRAIARDLGDALGVGGHLTALRRTRVGGYTLGAARTLDDLSAGPADEPVTVLPLAEAARAALPARELSEPEARALSYGQAIGAGPGDDGPTAAIGPDGSLVAVVALRGTGVRPLVVFAPA; from the coding sequence GTGGTCGACAAGCCCCAGGGCTGGACCAGCCACGACGTGGTCGCACGCATGCGCGGCATCGCCGGCACGCGCAAGGTCGGGCACGGCGGCACGCTCGACCCCATGGCCACCGGTGTGCTCGTCGTCGGCATCGGCCGGGCCACCCGCCTGCTCACCTACGTCTCCGGCGCCGACAAGGACTACGACGCCACCGTGCGCCTGGGCGTGACCACCACGACCGAGGACGCCGAGGGCGACGTCCTGACGGTCCGGGACGCCTCCGGGGTCGACCGGGCCCAGGTCGAGGCCGCCGCGCTGCCGCTCACCGGCGACGTCCTCCAGGTGCCGAGCGCGGTCTCCGCGCTCAAGGTCGACGGGCAGCGCGCCTACGCGCGCGTGCGTGCGGGCGAGACCGTCGAGCTCGCCGCGCGGCCCGTGACGGTCGCCCGGCTCGACGTCGTGGACGTCCGGACCGCGCAGGTCGAGGCGCCCGACGGCAGCACAGTCGCCGTGCTGGACGTCGACGTCGCCGTCACGTGCTCGTCGGGCACCTACGTGCGCGCGATCGCACGCGACCTCGGGGACGCCCTCGGCGTGGGCGGGCACCTGACGGCCCTGCGGCGCACCCGCGTCGGCGGCTACACGCTCGGTGCGGCGCGGACGCTCGACGACCTCTCCGCCGGCCCCGCGGACGAGCCCGTGACCGTCCTGCCGCTGGCCGAGGCCGCCCGCGCCGCGCTGCCGGCGCGCGAGCTGAGCGAGCCCGAGGCGCGCGCCCTGTCCTACGGGCAGGCCATCGGCGCGGGTCCCGGCGACGACGGGCCGACGGCCGCGATCGGTCCCGACGGCTCGCTGGTCGCGGTGGTCGCGCTGCGCGGCACCGGCGTCCGACCGCTCGTCGTCTTCGCCCCGGCCTGA
- the rbfA gene encoding 30S ribosome-binding factor RbfA, protein MADTARARKLAERVQQVVARMIDTRVKDPRLGFVTVTDVRVTGDLQHADIYYTVLGDEEARTGSAAALESAKGLIRSEVGKQTGIRLTPTLAFHLDAVPETAAHLEAALSEAARRDAQVAALAAQARPAGDADPYRHRDEDDEDAG, encoded by the coding sequence ATGGCAGACACAGCACGGGCGCGCAAGCTCGCCGAGCGGGTGCAGCAGGTCGTCGCCCGCATGATCGACACCCGCGTGAAGGACCCGCGGCTCGGGTTCGTCACGGTCACCGACGTGCGCGTCACCGGTGACCTGCAGCACGCGGACATCTACTACACCGTCCTCGGCGACGAGGAGGCGCGGACCGGCTCCGCGGCGGCGCTCGAGAGCGCCAAGGGGCTCATCCGCTCCGAGGTCGGCAAGCAGACGGGCATCCGGCTGACGCCGACGCTCGCGTTCCACCTCGACGCCGTCCCCGAGACCGCCGCGCACCTCGAGGCCGCGCTCTCCGAGGCGGCGCGCCGCGACGCGCAGGTCGCCGCGCTCGCCGCGCAGGCCCGGCCCGCGGGTGACGCCGACCCCTACCGGCACCGCGACGAGGACGACGAGGACGCCGGGTGA
- the infB gene encoding translation initiation factor IF-2, with translation MAKVRVYELAKELGVDSKTIMTKLNELGEFVRSASSTIEPPVVRKLRDTYPVGGSGNGSSAPKPAPARPAAPAPAARPAAPAPAPAAAPAAPAPAAPAAAAPSAPAPAAPAPRAPQPAPAAPAAEVPAPQAPAARPAAPAPRPATPRAAGTSAPGARPGPRTPAARPGNNPFAPSQGMPRQGGDRERPGGERTGGGDRPGGPRPGGPRPGGPRPGNNPFAPSQGMPRPGDRRQAEGAPAGASGDRPGGPRPAAPRPGGPRPNPGMMPGRTSSGVGRPGERPAGAGRGGPGGGGGRGGFGGRPGGGGGAPGAGGGGFAGRPGGGGRPGGAGRGSTQGAFGRAGGRPVRGRKSKRAKRQEFEQMQAPSLGGVSVPRGNGKTVIRLRHGSSLNDFADKIDANPASLVTVLFHLGEMATATQSLDEDTFGALATELGYVIEMVSAEEEDRELLGSFDIDLDAELEGEGDEDLVARPPVVTVMGHVDHGKTKLLDAIRSTDVVAGEAGGITQHIGAYQVHTTHEGADRALTFIDTPGHEAFTAMRARGAQVTDIAILVVAADDGVMPQTIEALNHAQSANVPIVVAVNKVDKEGANPDKIRQQLTEYNLVAEEYGGDTMFVNISALKRTGIDDLLEAVLLTADASLDLRANPDKDARGVAVEANLDKGRGAVATVLVQSGTLHVGDAIVAGTAHGRVRAMFDEHGETVAEAGPARPVQVLGLASVPSAGDTFLVAPDERTARQIAEKREAAERAALLAKRRKRISLEDFTQALQLGKVETLNLVLKGDVSGAVEALEDALMKIDVGEEVALRVIHRGVGAITQNDVNLATVDNAIIIGFNVKYAERVEELADREGVDVRFYSVIYQAIDDVEAALKGMLKPEYEEAQLGTAEIREIFRSSKLGNIAGALVRSGEIRRNSKARVLRGGKVIADNLTIESLKRFKDDATEVREGYECGIGLGSYNDLRVEDVIQTFEMREKPRS, from the coding sequence GTGGCCAAGGTCCGCGTCTACGAGCTCGCCAAGGAGCTCGGGGTCGACAGCAAGACCATCATGACCAAGCTGAACGAGCTCGGAGAGTTCGTCCGCTCGGCGTCCTCGACGATCGAGCCGCCCGTCGTGCGCAAGCTGCGCGACACCTACCCCGTGGGCGGCTCCGGCAACGGCTCGTCCGCGCCGAAGCCGGCTCCCGCGCGCCCCGCGGCGCCGGCGCCCGCAGCCCGTCCGGCCGCTCCGGCCCCCGCCCCCGCGGCGGCTCCGGCAGCGCCCGCCCCGGCAGCACCGGCAGCGGCAGCACCGTCGGCGCCCGCGCCGGCCGCTCCCGCGCCGCGGGCCCCGCAGCCCGCACCGGCCGCCCCCGCGGCCGAGGTGCCCGCCCCGCAGGCGCCGGCCGCCCGCCCCGCGGCGCCCGCGCCGCGCCCGGCGACGCCCCGCGCCGCCGGCACGAGCGCCCCCGGCGCCCGGCCCGGTCCGCGCACGCCCGCCGCACGTCCGGGCAACAACCCGTTCGCGCCGTCCCAGGGCATGCCCCGTCAGGGCGGCGACCGCGAGCGTCCCGGCGGCGAGCGCACCGGCGGCGGCGACCGTCCCGGCGGCCCGCGTCCGGGCGGTCCCCGTCCCGGCGGCCCCCGTCCGGGCAACAACCCGTTCGCGCCGTCCCAGGGCATGCCCCGTCCCGGTGACCGGCGCCAGGCCGAGGGTGCACCCGCGGGTGCCTCCGGCGACCGTCCGGGCGGCCCCCGCCCGGCGGCCCCCCGCCCCGGCGGTCCGCGTCCCAACCCGGGCATGATGCCCGGCCGCACCTCGAGCGGCGTCGGTCGTCCCGGCGAGCGTCCGGCCGGTGCCGGTCGCGGCGGCCCGGGCGGCGGCGGCGGTCGTGGCGGCTTCGGCGGTCGTCCCGGCGGCGGTGGCGGTGCCCCCGGCGCGGGTGGCGGCGGCTTCGCCGGTCGTCCCGGCGGCGGCGGTCGTCCCGGCGGCGCCGGTCGCGGCAGCACCCAGGGTGCGTTCGGCCGTGCGGGCGGGCGTCCCGTCCGCGGGCGCAAGTCGAAGCGGGCCAAGCGCCAGGAGTTCGAGCAGATGCAGGCGCCGTCGCTGGGCGGCGTGTCCGTCCCGCGCGGCAACGGCAAGACCGTCATCCGGCTCCGGCACGGGTCCTCGCTGAACGACTTCGCGGACAAGATCGACGCCAACCCGGCCTCGCTCGTGACCGTGCTCTTCCACCTCGGCGAGATGGCCACGGCCACGCAGTCCCTCGACGAGGACACGTTCGGCGCGCTCGCGACCGAGCTCGGCTACGTCATCGAGATGGTCTCGGCCGAGGAGGAGGACCGCGAGCTGCTCGGGTCCTTCGACATCGACCTGGACGCCGAGCTCGAGGGCGAGGGCGACGAGGACCTCGTCGCGCGCCCGCCGGTCGTCACCGTCATGGGTCACGTCGACCACGGCAAGACCAAGCTCCTCGACGCGATCCGGTCCACGGACGTCGTCGCGGGCGAGGCCGGCGGCATCACCCAGCACATCGGTGCCTACCAGGTGCACACCACGCACGAGGGCGCCGACCGTGCCCTGACCTTCATCGACACCCCGGGCCACGAGGCGTTCACCGCCATGCGTGCCCGTGGTGCGCAGGTCACCGACATCGCGATCCTCGTGGTCGCGGCGGACGACGGCGTGATGCCCCAGACGATCGAGGCGCTCAACCACGCGCAGTCGGCCAACGTGCCGATCGTCGTCGCGGTCAACAAGGTGGACAAGGAGGGGGCCAACCCCGACAAGATCCGCCAGCAGCTCACCGAGTACAACCTCGTGGCCGAGGAGTACGGCGGCGACACGATGTTCGTGAACATCTCGGCGCTGAAGCGCACCGGCATCGACGACCTGCTCGAGGCCGTCCTGCTGACCGCCGACGCGTCGCTGGACCTGCGGGCCAACCCCGACAAGGACGCCCGCGGCGTGGCCGTCGAGGCCAACCTCGACAAGGGTCGCGGTGCGGTCGCCACGGTGCTGGTCCAGTCCGGCACGCTGCACGTCGGCGACGCGATCGTCGCGGGCACGGCCCACGGCCGCGTCCGGGCGATGTTCGACGAGCACGGCGAGACCGTCGCCGAGGCCGGCCCGGCCCGTCCGGTGCAGGTCCTCGGGCTGGCCTCGGTCCCGAGCGCCGGCGACACGTTCCTCGTGGCGCCCGACGAGCGGACCGCACGGCAGATCGCGGAGAAGCGCGAGGCCGCCGAGCGTGCCGCCCTCCTGGCCAAGCGCCGCAAGCGCATCAGCCTCGAGGACTTCACGCAGGCGCTCCAGCTGGGCAAGGTCGAGACGCTCAACCTCGTCCTCAAGGGCGACGTGTCGGGTGCCGTCGAGGCGCTCGAGGACGCGCTGATGAAGATCGACGTCGGCGAGGAGGTCGCCCTGCGCGTCATCCACCGCGGCGTCGGTGCCATCACGCAGAACGACGTCAACCTGGCGACGGTCGACAACGCGATCATCATCGGGTTTAACGTCAAGTACGCGGAGCGCGTCGAAGAGCTGGCCGACCGCGAGGGCGTCGACGTGCGCTTCTACTCGGTCATCTACCAGGCGATCGACGACGTCGAGGCCGCCCTCAAGGGCATGCTCAAGCCGGAGTACGAGGAGGCGCAGCTCGGCACCGCCGAGATCCGCGAGATCTTCCGCTCCTCCAAGCTCGGCAACATCGCCGGTGCGCTCGTGCGTTCCGGGGAGATCCGCCGCAACTCCAAGGCACGCGTGCTGCGGGGCGGCAAGGTCATCGCCGACAACCTCACGATCGAGTCGCTCAAGCGGTTCAAGGACGACGCCACCGAGGTCCGCGAGGGCTACGAGTGCGGCATCGGCCTCGGGTCGTACAACGACCTGCGCGTCGAGGACGTCATCCAGACGTTCGAGATGCGGGAGAAGCCCCGCAGCTGA
- a CDS encoding bifunctional riboflavin kinase/FAD synthetase, producing the protein MLVWTELSQVPADFGPSVVTLGNFDGVHRGHVAVLTQMVADARRAGVRAVAVTFTPHPAQVHRPDEAPPLLCGDEDRLELLAATGLDAVLLVTYTLAFARQTPEEFVSRWLVEHLAARTVVVGRDVRFGWKNSGDLSTMRALGERFGFDVEVIDDVTPSAGADPAGAEVPPARRWSSTWVRELLERGDVAGAAHVLGRPHRVRGRVVHGDARGRDLGYPTANLAQDATGMVPADGVYAGRLRRVRDAAGAPVPDGAPDRVLPAAVSVGTNPTFDGTQRRVEAYVLDRDDLDLYDQEVVVELVERMRPTLRFDSVEELCVQMARDVEDVRRVLDA; encoded by the coding sequence GTGCTGGTCTGGACCGAGCTGTCGCAGGTGCCGGCGGACTTCGGACCGTCGGTGGTCACCCTCGGCAACTTCGACGGCGTGCACCGCGGGCACGTGGCGGTGCTGACGCAGATGGTCGCCGACGCCCGGCGTGCGGGCGTCCGTGCGGTCGCCGTGACCTTCACGCCCCACCCGGCGCAGGTGCACCGCCCCGACGAGGCCCCGCCGCTGCTGTGCGGCGACGAGGACCGCCTCGAGCTGCTGGCCGCGACGGGGCTGGACGCCGTCCTGCTGGTGACGTACACGCTCGCGTTCGCGCGGCAGACGCCCGAGGAGTTCGTCTCCCGCTGGCTCGTGGAGCACCTCGCGGCCCGCACGGTCGTCGTCGGGCGGGACGTGCGCTTCGGCTGGAAGAACTCCGGCGACCTGTCGACGATGCGCGCGCTGGGCGAGCGGTTCGGGTTCGACGTCGAGGTCATCGACGACGTGACGCCGTCGGCCGGCGCGGACCCGGCGGGCGCCGAGGTCCCGCCCGCGCGCCGCTGGTCGTCGACCTGGGTGCGCGAGCTGCTCGAGCGGGGTGACGTGGCGGGTGCCGCGCACGTGCTCGGCCGGCCGCACCGCGTGCGCGGGCGGGTCGTCCACGGCGATGCGCGCGGGCGCGACCTGGGCTACCCCACGGCCAACCTGGCGCAGGACGCGACCGGCATGGTCCCGGCCGACGGCGTGTACGCGGGCCGCCTGCGCCGTGTGCGCGACGCGGCCGGCGCCCCGGTGCCCGACGGCGCCCCGGACCGCGTGCTCCCCGCGGCGGTCTCGGTCGGCACCAACCCGACGTTCGACGGCACGCAGCGCCGCGTCGAGGCCTACGTGCTCGACCGCGACGACCTGGACCTGTACGACCAGGAGGTCGTCGTGGAGCTGGTCGAGCGGATGCGTCCCACGCTGCGCTTCGACTCGGTCGAGGAGCTGTGCGTGCAGATGG
- the nusA gene encoding transcription termination factor NusA, with product MDIDMAALRLIEREREIDLGVLVEAIEQALLSAYHHTPGAQQRARVEVDRRSGHVTVWAREQPDPEDPEAATPEFDDTPAGFGRIATATARQVIVQRLRDAEDDQVLGAFRGRAGEVLGGVIQQGRDPRTVMVDVGGVEAVLPAHEQVPGEKYVHGERLRAYVLDVARGPRGAQITLSRTHPNLVRRLFELEVPEIADGTVEIMAMAREAGHRTKMSVRANVAGVNAKGACIGPMGGRVRAVMAELHGEKIDIVDHSDDPAQMVAHALSPARVLQVTVVDPVARAARVVVPDYQLSLAIGKEGQNARLAAKLTGWRIDIRSDAQDQDGDAAPAPDERPADRADQAARSGQDGRSGHTR from the coding sequence GTGGACATCGACATGGCGGCGCTGCGCCTCATCGAGCGCGAGCGGGAGATCGACCTCGGCGTGCTCGTCGAGGCGATCGAGCAGGCGCTGCTCTCGGCCTACCACCACACGCCGGGTGCGCAGCAGCGTGCCCGCGTCGAGGTGGACCGGCGCAGCGGGCACGTGACCGTGTGGGCGCGCGAGCAGCCCGACCCGGAGGACCCCGAGGCGGCGACGCCGGAGTTCGACGACACCCCGGCGGGCTTCGGGCGCATCGCGACCGCGACGGCGCGGCAGGTCATCGTGCAGCGGCTGCGCGACGCCGAGGACGACCAGGTGCTGGGCGCGTTCCGCGGGCGCGCGGGCGAGGTGCTCGGCGGTGTCATCCAGCAGGGTCGCGACCCGCGCACGGTCATGGTCGACGTCGGCGGCGTCGAGGCCGTGCTGCCCGCGCACGAGCAGGTGCCCGGAGAGAAGTACGTGCACGGCGAGCGTCTGCGGGCCTACGTCCTCGACGTGGCCCGTGGCCCCCGCGGCGCGCAGATCACGCTCTCGCGCACGCACCCGAACCTCGTGCGGCGGCTCTTCGAGCTCGAGGTGCCCGAGATCGCCGACGGCACGGTCGAGATCATGGCGATGGCGCGCGAGGCCGGTCACCGCACCAAGATGTCGGTCCGCGCGAACGTCGCGGGCGTCAACGCCAAGGGCGCGTGCATCGGCCCGATGGGCGGCCGCGTGCGCGCCGTGATGGCCGAGCTGCACGGCGAGAAGATCGACATCGTCGACCACTCCGACGACCCGGCGCAGATGGTCGCGCACGCGCTGTCGCCGGCCCGGGTGCTGCAGGTGACGGTCGTCGACCCGGTCGCGCGGGCCGCCCGTGTCGTCGTGCCCGACTACCAGCTGTCGCTCGCCATCGGCAAGGAGGGGCAGAACGCCCGCCTCGCCGCCAAGCTCACGGGCTGGCGGATCGACATCCGGTCCGACGCCCAGGACCAGGACGGCGACGCGGCCCCCGCGCCCGACGAGCGGCCCGCCGACCGGGCGGACCAGGCCGCGCGCAGCGGGCAGGACGGGCGCAGCGGTCACACCCGGTGA
- a CDS encoding YlxR family protein, translating to MLGHDDAGDPVLVVDERRRMPGRGAWLHPDLHCLELAVRRRAFPRALRHAGPLAGEVLAAAVARHAGHDQQ from the coding sequence GTGCTGGGTCACGACGACGCGGGAGATCCCGTGCTCGTCGTGGACGAGCGCCGCCGGATGCCGGGGAGGGGAGCCTGGCTCCACCCCGACCTGCACTGCCTCGAGCTCGCCGTCCGCCGGCGGGCGTTCCCGCGGGCCCTGCGTCACGCGGGGCCCCTCGCGGGCGAGGTGCTCGCCGCTGCCGTGGCACGGCACGCAGGTCACGACCAGCAGTGA